A genomic region of Dreissena polymorpha isolate Duluth1 chromosome 4, UMN_Dpol_1.0, whole genome shotgun sequence contains the following coding sequences:
- the LOC127879158 gene encoding ileal sodium/bile acid cotransporter-like: MDVQELGSGPFTNRSLHDVFGNVSTQSDMAFDLNVTNSTPKTGPGPNTLKTVSDVVLTTTLVIIMLGMGCTIELGKLLKYMRRPVAPAIGMLAQFVVLPLVTFGFAHALQLTEEAAIGMLVMGTCPGGATSNMFSYWADGDVPLSLTMTTLATMLALGMMPLNVWIYSRSWTSERLVIPYVNIVISLASTVAPAAVGIFIRWRWEKLAIKMVQVGSICGALAVVLTMTLMSLLYPFMYRSSWKIYVGAFWLPFLGFAFGYVVAKIFRMNASHARTVALETGIQNFPLCMTLISLSFPKHIIPKIALFPLLYGVFVLTNSCLFVLGYHILKRLKVCSSDSNESTFAAVSQIETDEMLSMEIKAVKASPTKA, encoded by the exons ATGGATGTACAAGAGCTCGGATCAGGGCCGTTTACAAACCGATCTCTACACGATGTGTTTGGAAACGTGTCAACGCAGAGTGACATGGCATTTGACCTCAACGTTACAAACTCGACGCCAAAGACGGGTCCGGGGCCAAACACTCTAAAAACCGTTTCAGACGTTGTTTTAACAACGACGCTTGTTATCATCATGCTCG GGATGGGATGTACCATAGAGCTGGGCAAGCTACTAAAATACATGCGGAGACCAGTAGCCCCTGCGATAGGCATGCTTGCGCAGTTCGTCGTTCTTCCGTTGGTCACATTTGGGTTTGCGCATGCGCTGCAGCTTACGGAAGAGGCGGCTATCGGCATGCTTGTGATGGGCACGTGCCCTGGGGGCGCCACCTCTAACATGTTTTCATACTGGGCGGACGGAGACGTTCCTTTAAG CCTCACTATGACGACGCTTGCCACCATGCTGGCGCTGGGCATGATGCCTCTGAACGTGTGGATCTACAGCCGCTCCTGGACCAGCGAGCGTCTCGTCATTCCATACGTTAACATCGTCATTTCTCTCGCAAGCACCGTCGCACCGGCGGCTGTGGGCATCTTCATCCGCTGGAGGTGGGAGAAGCTCGCCATAAAAATGGTTCAG GTGGGGAGCATATGCGGAGCCCTAGCGGTGGTTCTGACCATGACCCTGATGAGCCTCCTCTACCCGTTCATGTACCGGTCCTCCTGGAAGATCTACGTCGGGGCCTTCTGGTTGCCATTTTTAGGCTTCGCATTCGGCTACGTGGTGGCCAAGATATTCCGAATGAACGCTTCTCATGCGCGAACGGTCGCCTTGGAGACGGGCATTCAAAACTTTCCGCTGTGCATGACGTTGATCAGTTTGTCATTTCCAAAGCATATCATTCCGAAGATAGCGTTGTTTCCACTCCTCTATGGCGTGTTTGTTCTTACGAACAGCTGTCTATTTGTGTTAGGGTATCATATACTGAAGAGGCTGAAAGTATGTTCTTCGGACTCAAATGAAAGTACTTTCGCCGCTGTCTCTCAGATTGAAACGGATGAAATGTTGTCAATGGAAATAAAAGCTGTTAAAGCATCACCAACTAAAGCATAA